Sequence from the Aspergillus nidulans FGSC A4 chromosome III genome:
ATCCAGCAGCACGCACTACAAAGCAAAATATGTACGAACTTTTTACATTACGCTCATCATATAACTCCGTTAAAGAGACCTAGGTATTTTCTTTCATGCTCCTGAATAGAGTCTCCAGCTGAATACGCTTCGGCATGTAAGCACGTGACGGTTGGGTTTTATCACGTGGCTCGCGTGCGGCTGCAACAAGAAAAAcaaacagaacaaacaaCTCTTATCGCAGGGCTCTACTCCGGCCGGCACAGATCAAGCTCCATTTGATGAACACGCTCCATGATAAACCAGTACAAAGGTATTCAAATGCACTTCACTTGTCATGTCTAGCTATTATCTTCCTACTTGAAGGACAACTCCTAGTTTTAAAGTAATTTTTGCTGGGTTTATTGTCGAGCATGAAGACCGACCAACATCCTGCTTGGAACATCTAGAGAACTTCGGATTCAATAATGCTGTTAATATAGAGCAGCCACATCTCGGCCTGGCATCTTTATTGGCTACCGGTCTCTTATGTCAAGAGTATACTCTGAATGGGAAATACGCTTATTTGGCCGTCATATGGTATTCGCTACGGAGTAGCAGGCAGTGGCTGCCGCATGATCTGAATTCACCCTTCTTCTCTAATCTATAGGTCTAATCATGACAAACTCTTTACGTTATATCCCTGTTTTCAACTAGTACCACCTCTAAGACTTCACACCCAACCCAAACATTCTAACACTGTTTTCCCAAGCAGCCGTCGCGACCTCTGCAACCTCGATCCCCTTCAACCCTGCAACAACCATGGCGACTCTTTCAATCGTACAGCTTTCATTCCTCCCTTTTACCATTTCGCCTAACCGAAACTTCCCGTGTTTTCTGCTCCCTGGAAGCGACCTGGCACCCTCCAGGTACTGCTTGATCCTGTCATCTCCTTCCTGAATTTCACACCATGGCGCATCAGTTTCCAGCTGCAGCTTATCCAGAGGAATAGACCGGACCATTTCCAATTGCTCCTCAGTACGAAAACAGATACCGTTCACGCTAATATCGAACCCAAGAGCTGTGAGTTGAATCATTTCCTCCTTTGTTCCAGCAAAGGAGTGCACGAGGCCTCGACGTGGGAGATCCGCCAAAAAGGGTTTAATGATTGAGATGAAATCGGCACAGGACTCCCGCACGTGCAGGAATAAAGGCAGTTGAAGCTCGACCGCAATAGCCAGCTGGTCTCGAAAAGCGCGCTGCTGCGTAGCCTTGTCCGAACGTGTAATATATTCGTAGTCCAAACCTATCTCCCCAAAGGCAACGAGCGGAGACTCGCCTGCAACGCCTTGCTCTGCGAGGATAGTTCTAGCGAAATTCCGGAGTTCCTGAAGGTACCTGGCGCCATCGGCAGTGGTTCTGCCGCCGgctcctgaagcttcagaGACATAGATTTCTTTTGCATGGTAAGGATGTACACCAAGTGTCATGGTGCATGTCTCTGGGAATTGGCGGACTAGGGCCAAATTCTCATGCGCGAGGGGCAGAGACATTGTTGTTAGCATGATCTTTTCGCAGCCATATTCTTTTGCGCGTTGTATGACTTCCGCAATGTCAGGCTCGTGATAGGCCTTACCCCCACGATAGATACCTTTGAATTGGTCCGCTGTGAAAGTGACGGCTACCTGCGAAAAGTCAGCATTATGGGTGTCAGAGACTGGAGAATACTCACATCAGCATAGCGGAGGGATGAAGCCGGTGCTTCTGAGGCTGACATTCTGACTATATGCTATAATGTTACGGTAGTGATAAAGGATGCATCAAATGTTGGAGTAGTGCAATGGTTCGTGCCCAGGTCCACTACTGAGCGGGCCCAGCCTGTATTTCTTCACAAAAGA
This genomic interval carries:
- a CDS encoding TatD family hydrolase (transcript_id=CADANIAT00005432), translating into MSASEAPASSLRYADVAVTFTADQFKGIYRGGKAYHEPDIAEVIQRAKEYGCEKIMLTTMSLPLAHENLALVRQFPETCTMTLGVHPYHAKEIYVSEASGAGGRTTADGARYLQELRNFARTILAEQGVAGESPLVAFGEIGLDYEYITRSDKATQQRAFRDQLAIAVELQLPLFLHVRESCADFISIIKPFLADLPRRGLVHSFAGTKEEMIQLTALGFDISVNGICFRTEEQLEMVRSIPLDKLQLETDAPWCEIQEGDDRIKQYLEGARSLPGSRKHGKFRLGEMVKGRNESCTIERVAMVVAGLKGIEVAEVATAAWENSVRMFGLGVKS